One part of the Syntrophaceae bacterium genome encodes these proteins:
- a CDS encoding acyl-CoA dehydrogenase: MDFILNEDQKMLRDTVRRIAEEKFAPLAAEIDEKEIFPS; the protein is encoded by the coding sequence ATGGATTTCATTCTGAACGAAGACCAGAAAATGCTCAGGGACACGGTGCGCCGGATCGCGGAGGAGAAGTTCGCCCCCCTCGCCGCGGAGATCGACGAGAAGGAGATCTTCCCTTC